In one window of Nicotiana tabacum cultivar K326 chromosome 12, ASM71507v2, whole genome shotgun sequence DNA:
- the LOC107774556 gene encoding putative transcription elongation factor SPT5 homolog 1, giving the protein MEEEDENWEIKSKKTTQKRRRREVSEEEEEEVGYRRRAASQFFELEAVDTDEEEDEDEQGEDDFIDDAEVVDFDSNEREDFGFRQRQVVRPQIEEEEEEEDIDEFERRIEERYGRKSRYDEEEDETEVFQQALLPTIRDSRLWMVKCAIGHEREVAACLMQKQIDKAFNLKIKSVIALDHIQNYVYVEADKESHVREACKGICHVLLKNKFVLVPNAEMSDVLCAKSREREFTKDSLVRLKTGNYKGDIAQIVDVDDIQRRVTVKLIPRIDYQDLVNKYEGNKRREVSNKICPPPRFWSASKAKALGIPVKRQRDSFTGDYFDTVFGMKFKGGFLYKSVSIKSIHNKIQPTLDDLEKFHAAKEKVDDSNNAEISCFSTLLAKNLKKDSFKAGDQVVVVNGDLINIKGWVLKVEDDIAYFRPTNGDLPQNSLAIKSTDLTKLLGDNACEVACCEQSLSLASKNYNNKSRNGDVRLGSIANFRPPPPKQGYGFGRVRRDPLVNARIKIRQGPYHGMVGTVVEVKGNKVRVELEARMNSVYVDRNQICENVKVDNSICVEEGYGLGGETPMYCARTPIRPQMTPTRDSSATPTHEGMRTPIPSRAWKPY; this is encoded by the coding sequence ATGGAAGAGGAGGACGAAAATTGGGAGATTAAGAGTAAAAAAACAACCCAGAAGCGGCGGAGAAGGGAGGTctcagaggaggaggaggaagaagtcGGCTATAGAAGGAGGGCGGCTTCACAGTTTTTCGAGTTAGAAGCAGTAGACACTGATGAAGAAGAGGACGAGGATGAACAAGGGGaagatgattttattgatgatgctgAAGTCGTCGACTTCGATTCCAACGAAAGAGAAGATTTTGGTTTCCGACAACGTCAAGTTGTTCGTCCACAAattgaggaagaagaggaagaggaagatatTGACGAATTTGAAAGGAGAATAGAAGAAAGGTACGGCAGAAAATCAAGATATGATGAAGAGGAAGATGAAACAGAGGTATTTCAGCAAGCCCTTTTGCCTACAATAAGGGACTCTAGGTTATGGATGGTTAAATGCGCAATTGGTCATGAAAGGGAAGTGGCAGCATGCTTAATGCAGAAGCAAATTGACAAAGCTTTTAACTTGAAAATTAAATCAGTCATAGCACTCGATCATATCCAGAATTATGTATACGTCGAAGCCGATAAAGAATCCCATGTTAGGGAGGCATGCAAAGGGATTTGTCATGTTTTGTTGAAAAATAAGTTTGTGTTGGTTCCAAACGCGGAGATGTCCGATGTGCTTTGTGCCAAAAGCCGAGAAAGAGAATTTACTAAGGATTCTTTGGTGAGATTAAAAACTGGGAATTACAAAGGAGACATTGCTCAGATTGTGGACGTAGATGATATCCAGAGAAGGGTCACTGTAAAATTGATTCCAAGAATTGATTATCAAGATTTGGTTAACAAATATGAGGGTAATAAACGACGGGAAGTTTCAAATAAAATATGCCCTCCACCAAGATTTTGGAGTGCTAGTAAAGCTAAAGCATTGGGCATTCCAGTGAAGCGCCAGAGGGATTCATTTACTGGGGATTACTTTGATACTGTCTTTGGCATGAAATTCAAAGGTGGTTTCTTGTATAAATCAGTGTCCATTAAGTCCATCCATAACAAGATTCAGCCTACGCTGGATGATCTTGAGAAATTTCATGCAGCCAAGGAGAAAGTAGATGACAGCAACAATGCAGAAATTTCATGTTTTTCCACTCTGCTTGCAAAGAATCTGAAGAAAGATTCCTTTAAAGCAGGAGATCAAGTAGTAGTTGTCAATGGAGATTTAATAAATATAAAGGGATGGGTTCTGAAGGTTGAGGATGATATTGCTTATTTCAGACCAACAAATGGAGATCTGCCTCAAAATTCTCTTGCAATCAAGAGCACAGATTTAACCAAGCTACTTGGAGATAATGCCTGTGAGGTTGCATGTTGCGAACAATCACTATCATTAGCTAGTAAAAATTATAACAACAAAAGTAGAAATGGGGATGTAAGATTAGGATCAATAGCCAATTTCAGACCTCCACCTCCTAAACAAGGATATGGATTTGGAAGAGTAAGGCGTGATCCATTGGTGAATGCTCGAATTAAAATCCGTCAAGGACCTTATCATGGGATGGTTGGAACTGTTGTAGAGGTTAAAGGGAATAAAGTTCGGGTAGAATTGGAGGCTCGAATGAACTCTGTTTATGTTGATCGCAATCAAATTTGTGAGAACGTGAAAGTGGACAATTCTATATGCGTGGAAGAGGGTTATGGTCTAGGGGGTGAGACTCCTATGTATTGTGCAAGAACTCCAATCCGTCCACAGATGACTCCGACAAGAGATTCTTCTGCAACACCTACTCATGAGGGAATGAGAACACCTATACCAAGTCGAGCATGGAAGCCTTATTAG